The Gallus gallus isolate bGalGal1 chromosome 3, bGalGal1.mat.broiler.GRCg7b, whole genome shotgun sequence genome window below encodes:
- the KIF3C gene encoding kinesin-like protein KIF3C: MAGRTRSGEALRVVARCRPMSRREEAAGCERVLELEVKLGRVTIRNPRAAPGELPKTFTFDAVYDASSKQADLYDETVRPLVDSVLRGFNGTVLAYGQTGTGKTYTMQGAWGDPETRGIIPSSFEHIFTHISRSQNQQYLVRASYLEIYQEEIRDLLAKDQSKKLELKENPETGVYIKDLSSFVTKNVKEIEHVMNLGSQARSVGSTNMNERSSRSHAIFLITVECSETGPDGHEHIRVGKLNLVDLAGSERQSKTGGPGERPKEASKINLSLSALGNVISALVDGKSTHVPYRDSKLTRLLQDSLGGNAKTIMVATLGPASHSYEESLSTLRFANRAKNIKNKPRVNEDPKDTLLREFQEEIVRLKAQLERRGMLGKKRRRSSRRKKAADGETAPENEGEDDNEDGLEKNMENYLQEQKERLEEEKAAIRDDHSLVSEEKQKLLEEKEKMIEDLRKEQEATELLATKYKAMESKLLIGGRTIVDHTNEQQKMLELKRQEIAEQKRREREMQQEMLLRDEETMELRETYTSLQQEVEIKTKKLKKLYAKLQAVKAEIQDQHDEYIRVRQDLEEAQNEQTRELKLKYLIIENFIPPEEKNKIMNRLYFDCEEDQWKFQPLVPAGGNSNQMKKRPTSAVGYKRPISQYARVAMAMGSHPRYRAENIMFLELDLSPPAVFEFERSRDPAEQDPRALHLERLMHLDSILERPAASRVRKSRSWCQTPRSLPSSTTHVSLAASSPRTSATPAQE, encoded by the exons ATGGCCGGGAGGACGCGCAGCGGCGAAGCGCTGCGGGTGGTGGCCCGCTGCCGCCCCATGAGCCGGCGGGAGGAGGCTGCGGGCTGCGAGCGCGTCCTGGAGCTGGAGGTGAAGCTGGGCCGGGTGACCATCCGCAACCCCCGCGCCGCGCCCGGAGAGCTGCCCAAGACTTTCACCTTCGACGCCGTCTACGACGCCAGCTCCAAGCAGGCGGACCTGTACGACGAGACGGTGCGGCCGCTGGTGGACTCGGTGCTGCGAGGGTTCAACGGCACCGTGCTGGCCTACGGGCAGACGGGCACCGGCAAGACCTACACCATGCAGGGAGCGTGGGGGGACCCCGAGACGCGCGGCATCATCCCCAGCTCCTTCGAGCACATCTTCACGCACATCTCGCGCTCGCAGAACCAGCAGTACCTGGTGCGCGCCTCCTACCTGGAGATCTACCAGGAGGAGATCCGCGATCTGCTGGCCAAGGACCAGAGCAAGAAGTTGGAGCTGAAGGAGAACCCCGAGACGGGCGTCTACATCAAGGACCTCTCGTCCTTCGTCACCAAGAACGTGAAGGAGATCGAGCACGTGATGAACCTGGGCAGCCAGGCGCGTTCGGTGGGCAGCACCAACATGAACGAGCGCAGCTCCCGCTCGCACGCCATCTTCCTCATCACGGTGGAGTGCAGCGAGACGGGGCCGGATGGCCACGAGCACATCCGCGTCGGGAAGCTCAACCTGGTGGACCTGGCGGGCAGCGAGAGGCAGAGCAAAACGGGCGGCCCCGGAGAGCGGCCCAAAGAGGCCTCCAAGATCAACCTGTCCCTCTCCGCTCTGGGCAACGTCATCTCGGCGTTGGTGGATGGCAAAAGCACCCACGTCCCGTACCGGGACTCCAAGCTGACCCGCTTGCTGCAGGACTCGCTGGGTGGCAACGCCAAGACCATCATGGTGGCCACCTTGGGCCCGGCGTCGCACAGTTACGAGGAGAGCCTCTCCACCCTCCGCTTCGCCAACAGGGCCAAGAACATCAAGAACAAGCCCCGCGTGAACGAGGACCCCAAGGACACGTTGCTGAGGGAGTTCCAGGAGGAGATTGTGAGGCTGAAGGCGCAGCTGGAGAGGCGCGGCATGCTGGgcaagaagaggaggaggagcagccgGAGGAAGAAGGCGGCGGATGGGGAGACGGCGCCGGAGAACGAAGGGGAGGACGACAACGAGGATGGGCTGGAGAAGAACATGGAGAACtacctgcaggagcagaaggagaggCTGGAAGAGGAGAAGGCCGCTATCCGCGACGACCACAGCCTGGTGAGCGAGgagaagcagaagctgctggaggagaaggagaagatgATCGAGGACCTGCGGAAGGAGCAGGAGGCCACGGAGCTGCTGGCCACCAAGTACAAG GCCATGGAGAGCAAGCTGCTGATTGGCGGCAGGACCATCGTGGACCACACCAACGAGCAGCAGAAGATGCTGGAGCTGAAGCGGCAAGAGATAGCTGAGCAG AAACGCCGCGAGAGGGAGatgcagcaggagatgctgctgcGGGACGAGGAGACCATGGAGCTGCGGGAGACCTACACATCCCTGCAACAGGAGGTAGAGATCAAGACCAAGAAGCTGAAGAAG CTGTATGCCAAGCTGCAGGCTGTGAAGGCGGAGATCCAGGACCAGCACGACGAGTACATCCGTGTGCGGCAGgacctggaggaggcacagaaCGAGCAGACACGGGAGCTGAAGCTCAA GTACCTGATCATCGAGAACTTCATCCCACCAGAGGAGAAGAACAAGATCATGAACCGCCTCTACTTCGACTGCGAGGAGGACCAGTGGAAGTTCCAGCCATTGGTGCCGGCCGGCGG gAACAGCAACCAAATGAAGAAGAGGCCGACGTCTGCAGTGGGGTACAAGAGACCCATCAGCCAGTACGCCCGCGTGGCCATGGCCATGGGATCGCATCCGCGCTATCGG gctgagaaCATCATGTTCCTGGAGCTGGACCTCTCCCCTCCGGCAGTGTTTGAGTTTGAGCGGAGCCGGGACCCCGCCGAGCAGGACCCACGGGCTCTGCACCTGGAGAGGCTGATGCACCTGGACAGCATCCTGGAGCGGCCGGCAGCCTCCCGGGTGAGGAAGTCCCGCTCCTG GTGCCAGACTCCACGGTCGCTGCCATCCTCCACCACACACGTGTCCCTCGCTGCCAGCTCCCCACGCACCTCTGCGACACCGGCCCAGGAGTGA